Within the Nocardioides humi genome, the region GGTGACGTAGACCGTGATCTTCTCGTCGTGACGGACCCGGCCGCTCGGGCCCTTCTGCGGCACGGCGTCCGGCGCCAGCTCGGCGGGCGGGTCGGGAACGGCACGGACGGTGGGTTCCCCGGTGGGCCGGAACAGGTCGTCCGCGGCCGGCATGCTCACACGTCGAGACACCGCAGCGCCACCTCCTTCGCGAGCTGGCGGTACGCCTCCGCCCCGCTCGAGCCGGAGGCGTACGACGTGATCGGCTCGCCGGCGACGGTGGAGTCGGAGAACTTGACGGTGCGGCGGATCACGGTGTGGAAGACCTGGTCGCCCCAGGCCTGCACCAGCCGCTCGAGCACCTCGCGACCGTGGAGCGTGCGGCCGTCGTACATGGTGCCGAGGACCCCGTCGACCTCCAGCGCGGGGTTGAGCCGCTGCTTGACCTTGTCGATGGTCGCCTTGAGCAGCGCCACGCCGCGCAGCGCGAAGTACTCGCACTCCAACGGCACGATCACGCCGTGGGACGCGGTGAGCGCGTTGACCGTCAGCAGGCCGAGCGAGGGCTGGCAGTCGATGAGGATGACGTCGTACTCGGCGATGGCAGGCGCCAGCACCCGCTGCAGGGTCTGCTCGCGGGCGACCTCGTGCACCAGCTGCACCTCGGCCGCCGAGA harbors:
- a CDS encoding ParA family protein; this encodes MTLQFPAPEPAPEPEPEADRAAVQTAGGEIGPTGRPMPVLPEPRPVTAHGNARVISMCNQKGGVGKTTTTINLGAALAEYGRRVLLVDFDPQGSLSVGLGLNPHEMESTVYNLLMDPETTLDEVVVPSGVPGMDLLPSNIDLSAAEVQLVHEVAREQTLQRVLAPAIAEYDVILIDCQPSLGLLTVNALTASHGVIVPLECEYFALRGVALLKATIDKVKQRLNPALEVDGVLGTMYDGRTLHGREVLERLVQAWGDQVFHTVIRRTVKFSDSTVAGEPITSYASGSSGAEAYRQLAKEVALRCLDV